One part of the Arabidopsis thaliana chromosome 1 sequence genome encodes these proteins:
- a CDS encoding Defensin-like (DEFL) family protein (Defensin-like (DEFL) family protein; LOCATED IN: endomembrane system; BEST Arabidopsis thaliana protein match is: Defensin-like (DEFL) family protein (TAIR:AT1G76954.1); Has 35333 Blast hits to 34131 proteins in 2444 species: Archae - 798; Bacteria - 22429; Metazoa - 974; Fungi - 991; Plants - 531; Viruses - 0; Other Eukaryotes - 9610 (source: NCBI BLink).), whose protein sequence is MASTKYLVLLFICLSVLLTPGLGTDPVPTPPGLHIPCGKGFTSKECNKYCTGVGYRRGYCAPDEEYPQISSCYCKWRI, encoded by the exons ATGGCTTCTACCAAATATTTGGTCCTTCTCTTCATCTGCCTCAGCGTTCTTCTAACCCCAG GATTAGGAACAGACCCTGTGCCTACCCCGCCTGGACTACATATTCCTTGTGGCAAAGGTTTCACTAGCAAAGAATGCAATAAATATTGTACGGGTGTAGGTTACCGGAGAGGTTATTGTGCACCCGACGAAGAATACCCACAAATAAGCTCGTGTTACTGCAAGTGGCGgatctaa
- a CDS encoding thylakoid lumenal protein (Mog1/PsbP/DUF1795-like photosystem II reaction center PsbP family protein) (Mog1/PsbP/DUF1795-like photosystem II reaction center PsbP family protein; FUNCTIONS IN: calcium ion binding; INVOLVED IN: photosynthesis; LOCATED IN: thylakoid, thylakoid lumen, chloroplast thylakoid lumen, chloroplast stroma, chloroplast; EXPRESSED IN: 21 plant structures; EXPRESSED DURING: 13 growth stages; CONTAINS InterPro DOMAIN/s: Photosystem II oxygen evolving complex protein PsbP (InterPro:IPR002683), Mog1/PsbP/DUF1795, alpha/beta/alpha sandwich (InterPro:IPR016124), Mog1/PsbP, alpha/beta/alpha sandwich (InterPro:IPR016123); BEST Arabidopsis thaliana protein match is: Mog1/PsbP/DUF1795-like photosystem II reaction center PsbP family protein (TAIR:AT3G56650.1); Has 207 Blast hits to 207 proteins in 35 species: Archae - 0; Bacteria - 22; Metazoa - 0; Fungi - 0; Plants - 130; Viruses - 0; Other Eukaryotes - 55 (source: NCBI BLink).), with product MMETALLRYCVNFSGHKKISAHQRSNSEIPKTSPGGCEDEWCARVLSRRSVMASGLVSSTTALAFPREGLAVVKQGLLAGRVPGLSEPDEEGWRTYRRPDEKSGGHGVGWSPIIPYAFSVPQDWNEVPVSIADLGGTEIDLRFASPKEGRLSVIVAPVLRFADNLGDDVKIENIGQPAKVINAFGPEVIGENVEGKVLSSNVAEHDGRLYYQFELEPPHVLITATAAGNRLYLFSVTGNGLQWKRHYKDLKRIASSFRIV from the exons ATGATGGAAACAGCTCTGCTCCGGTACTGCGTCAACTTTTCCGGTCACAAGAAAATCTCTGCTCATCAAAGAAGTAATAGTGAGATTCCGAAAACGAGTCCGGGAGGATGCGAAGACGAGTGGTGTGCTAGGGTTTTGAGTAGAAGATCGGTAATGGCGTCAGGGTTGGTCTCCTCGACGACGGCTTTAGCATTTCCAAGGGAAGGATTGGCTGTCGTTAAACAAGGTCTTCTCGCTGGGAGAGTTCCTGGTCTGTCCGAACCTGATGAAGAAG GTTGGAGAACATACCGTAGACCAGACGAGAAGTCAGGAGGGCATGGTGTTGGTTGGAGTCCTATTATCCCTTACGCCTTTTCGGTTCCTCAAGATTGGAATGAG GTACCTGTATCGATCGCTGATCTTGGTGGCACCGAGATTGACTTGAGATTTGCTAGTCCTAAAGAAGGCCGTTTGTCTGTTATTGTAGCTCCTGTTCTTAGATTTGCAGATA ACCTCGGGGACGATGTTAAGATTGAAAATATTGGACAACCAGCGAAGGTGATTAACGCGTTTGGACCAGAAGTTATTGGAGAAAACGTAGAAGGGAAGGTGTTAAGTTCCAATGTTGCAGAACACGATGGTAGACTCTATTACCAATTCGAGCTAGAGCCGCCTCATGTACTGATAACTGCAACAGCTGCCGGAAACCGCCTTTACTTGTTCAGTGTCACCGGAAACG GTCTTCAATGGAAGAGACACTACAAGGATCTGAAGAGGATAGCTAGTTCATTCCGCATTGTTTAG